GATTGCGGCTCTTAAAAAATATGCATTTCCTGTTTTGATAATTTTAGCAAGtcgaacaataatataacagcgCCGTTACCATTTTCCTGAAGGTCCAGTAGTCGGTGGCCCCAGGGAAAGTCTTGGCAGCCCAGTCCTTCAGCATGGTTCTAGCAACCATACTCGTCTGCACCTCTTTCAAGATGTCCCTGAGAACCTGATGACTGGCTTGCGCTCCTCTCGCCTGCACAGCCGCCAACCTCTCGTAATACCTGGCTATAGGAGCGTCATGCTCTATTCCTAGTTTCGCACAgccttgtttataaatatccaACAGAGAGACCGAGGCAGGATTATCTTCCACGAGTCTCATCTGAGGAGAAACCGCGACGACTCTCGGCACGGTAAAATGTAAAAACCTCCTGGATGTCTCTTTTTGCTTTGCCAGATAGTGATTTAGCATTCTCAACAGTTGCAGGACGCGTTCCTCTCGTCTAGCATCGCCTAATCCAGCGTCGTTCACTACCAGGTAAGGATAGAGACGACCATTGTGCCCTCTAATTCGCAATCTTCTGGCTGCTGTGTTGTGTCGCTGGACTACTTCGACTCTGGGCATGAATCTGGCTATCCTGACGTAATAGTGGGAGTGCTTGGGCAGCAAGAATTCACCTGGCAGCTCAACCTCTGCTGTCTTCAGACTGAAGTTGCTGAGGAATCGGCATTTCTCTTCGATCAGGAAGGACCTGAACAAAGTGTTTAGTGGAAATTAAATCACAGCCTATGCTatgaacagaaaaattttttcaaaggttGAAATGGTCAAAACACAGAATAGTTATACATATTCTGTACTGAACTGTTAGTTCGTTGGAATGATTGGTGACGAAACTCACTTGGGCAGCTGCTTGGTCTTCCCCTCAAGGATCTTGATCCACTTCTTCAGCTTGCTGATGAGATTGTGCAGCAGCCTGGCTTCCGGCACCGTGAAGTCGAAGTCGCTAGTGAATTGACCTTTCATTTTCTGGAAAACGGGATCCTGGACGGTGGCTTGTGCCCTGCGCGCCAACGATTCTGAAGCCGCTGAGCCAAATGTGTTGTTCACATTTTGAGATGGGGATATGTTTTCTACGGTTTACAGGAAGAAGTCCGTAAGAACTCGTCTCTGCCAGGGGGAGGAAACAATCGAAGGCTTACCTATTCCTATGCCGAACGTCGAGACCAGTTTCTTCACGAAGTTCAGAGTgtgaggagttatggttgcttcgCTGACGGCTCCTCGATTTTCGAAGGCTATCGCGTAACACTTGGCCAAGCCCTGTCTCAGCTGCCTGAGCACCTCCTCGTACCatgtctctcggaaccacacCATCTGGAACATCAAAATTAGATGATGGCGATTGTACTCTTCGATCGGTAGACACTGTGGATTGTTCTATTAATCAAATCTTTTTTGGAGGGCTTGGAACGGTTCTGAAAATAATTGCTCGAATATACAACCCCCGGCAAAAAGTATTCGGACCATCGGTTGAGATGTTTTGACACGTCGGAAGTTTAGTAAATAGcgggtaacaaaaattttgaaaaaattcaagaaccaaAATCAATATTGCAGCAGTTGCAAATtcttgtttttctttcttttttgttatCTAACAACGATTGACAACCGGATAATGgttaaaataaaacgaaataaaaatgaaccTGATCCACAATCCCCTCCAAGCTGGATAGAATCGTCGGATGGATGTCCCTCTGCATGTGCATGATCTTCGAGCACCTCCACATGGGCGGCGTCGCTCGAATAGGTCCCGTTTCAGGCACACTTTGTTGCTGAATGTTCCCACCTGCTCCACGACCCTCAACACCCTCCTGATTCTTCCCTGCAGCCAATTCCGCACTCTTGTACCTTTCCCTCTGCTCTATCTTCAAAGTCAGGTACAGAGTTCTAATCGAAAAGTACACAGCTTGCGGGAATACTCTTCCAACTTGGCTGAGCAGATTCAGGATAACGTTGCCTTCGTGTCGCACCAAGCACATCAGAAGTTGAGGTATCCAAGGTAGCCATTGAATAGGAGGAACTCCGACAGCATACTTATCCACAGCCTCCATCAAAGAAAATTTATCATCGTCGTAAGTCAAGAGCCATAGAACCTTGGCGAGGTACTTTCTAGACTTGGATTCGTTCTGATGTCTACACGCGTGAAGGAAACAGGTGATTGCCGAGATCCCTATGGAAATTTGACGAGCATCTCTGGTGAAGATATGTTCGAGATAGTCTCCCCACAGAGCCCAAGCTTTGACCAAGGTGTCGTGAAGTTGGACAGCAGCGGAAAACGCTTTATTAGCATCGTCCGACCTTCCGATTTGCGAGAGCAGCATCCCCTTCAGGGCATAGAACTCGGCGGTCATCTCCTTGGTGAAGTACCTGAGATTCGTGGACTCGATCACCTCCAGACCCTCCTGTAGTTCGTTCTTTCCACTGACGGAAGCCATCTGCAGGTAACACTTCACTTGCTGCCTGATCTTTTGAAAACAGTCCACGATGGGAACGCTCGGGATCGTGTAGATCCTTGACAGAGAATCTAAACAGACGCCGCAGAGATTGTGCTTCCTCGCGATTTTTCCAAAGTGTATTATGGCTTGAACGGACGCGTGTACGCCTAACATCGAGTGGTTGGTTGTTTGGTCTTGCTGGGAGTCGTAGTGGCTCGAGATGAAAGTATAGTGATGCTGTCTCCAGGTGAAGATGTCCGACCAGTGACTGAGATCGTCGGCTATCACGGGTAGTCTGTTCCTCCAGGTCTTTACGATAGCCTTCATATCGTGCAGCGACGTGCTCCTGCCGTGCAGCAGGCCCTGATGAATCTGCATCGCTTCTTGCAGCTCCATGATCTGTTGCGCAGCCTGCAGCAACGGCAGATGCACGTGGCTGACGATGTGAGGCAACCTGCGCCATTCTCGCATGCACAAACCCGATGCAAGCTCCACGTATCGCTCCACCGCGTTCAGGTGCTGGTCCTCGCTGTTACAGATCGCCAGGAAACCTCGGTACAGGTTCACCTGCAAAGAAGAAGGTTCAGCACGGTTCGGAATAAGTTGTTCTATACGTAGCGAGAGAAACTGTTCTATTTGCAGTTCGAGTTTAACGCTTCGGGGACGACGATGGATTCTCAGTTTGCTCCTGTACGAAGACCCATGTTTTTTCAAAACATgctctataaaaaaaatatgtataaccgatgcaatttttattatttttacatgGAAAAAAACCACACACGTGTGCGGTGAAATGCCGACGAATATCTGTGCGAAATCTGAAATGCTACAAATAAGGAAGAGCTCGTTCTTTACCTTCCAAGTCATCTCCTTAGGACAATTATGCTCCACCTGTGCCAGAGCCTCCTTCATCATCGTCCAGTTAGGAATCCGCCAAGAGCTCTCCAATATTAAAAACGGGTTCTTCTCCGCCTTCTTGCTGCCATAATCCAGCAGAAGATCCCATTGATTCAGCTCCTTCGCGCATCTGATCCAGTGCTGCTCCCAGAGCATAGCTTCTCTCTGAATCTTAAAAGGAGCAGGCGTAGAAACGTAATCCTGTTTAAACTTCGTCATAGCTACGTCGTAAGCACCCTGAGCTTGCTCGAAGAATCCTTGTTGTTCGAGCGCGGTGGCTTGAAGAGTCTCCTTGTAATGCGCATGCTTCTGCCATAATCCCGACCACATGTCCTCCTCGCAGAGCAAAGAGTACATGTCCGATAAAGAGTCGAGGATCTCGGCATGAGGACTGTTATCGGGCTCGAAATCATAGCAGTCCGACTCCCTCTTGATCTTGAACTGATTGTTCCCGTTGTCGAACGCCATCTGCTCCAAACTGAGCGTCATCCTGTGCCAGAGATTATGGGACCTACCCAGGTATTTCATCAGCGCTGGTCTCATCGGCACTGGCGGATTGCAGTGGGCAATCGCTTCGACGAAGGTTGCGATTGCGCTTGGATGACAGTCCTTCTGAATAACGTGTGTGCCACTGCAAATGAAGGGCACTACTTCGGCTATCAAAGTGTTGTGCTGATGTTCATCTAAAATCCCCCAGATCCTTGGGAAAGTGTCCAACCATACTCTCTCCGCTAGATTGGTGTCCATGTGACAAAGTTGCGCGGCAGCCAACAGCAGCTGCTCCGTTCTGATTTTTTTAGCGTGCTCGATGAACTCGCCCTGCTTCGCTATCAGCTGTGTCAAGCTCGTCTTTCCCGTGGTAGCGATCTCTTCGGGAACCGTCGTAGAATCTACGTTAGCCAGGTCCATGTCCAATATATCGTCCTTCACATCGAGCGCGTCAGAGATGTCCTGTGGCTCCTCTTTGATCGAGCTGTAGATCATGAAGTTCTTGTGCTCCTCGCTGTCGGTCATGTTTATCACGGATGTGACGCTAGGCAGCAACGTATCCTGATTGGACATTTGAATCTGGGTGGTCGAGTTGGCGGTGACCAACAGCAGCTCGATGCACTGTTTGATCCAGTAATGAGGGCCTATCGCGTCCCAGCTCTGACTGCAAATAATATACAGAAGTCTATCGTGAAGTCTTCTCCTCATCGATCCGTCGAATACCTCGAAGAACTTTGCTCTGATCTGTGGCTGAATACACCGCAGGCCTGACAAAAAGGCTGGCTCTAATTTCGAAGTCAGTTCGGAAGATTTCAAAGCTTCGTCCCTGTAGATGAAGTTAACGAGCTCCAGGAACTGTCTGTTCAGCTCGAGATCATCCGGGAACCGTTTCTCGACGTACTGCATCATCTTCACCAGGAGAATCGACTTCTCGCGCAAGCTGGGCGCTTGATTCATCGCTATGGGGTTCTTGTTCTTCATCCACTCCTCCAGCATCTTCGTGATCGCCTTCATCACCTTGATGTCCTGCGTCTTTTCGATCAGACCGACCAGAATCGAGCCTATGAACGACTTCCTCATCTCTACGCCCATCACCATCACTCGATTCTTCACTAGATCCAAACTTAGGATCAACAACTCGCTGCCAACAGGATTAGCCTCAGCCTGAGTGGAGTGCAAATGGTCCTTGGCCATCCTGTGGAGCACCCTCATGAAGGGAGTGATCAGTCTGTCGATGTAGCTCTGGTTATTTGTACAAGCTGCCTTCAGCACCATCAGGGTACCGAACAGCGTACTAGGAGTAGCCGCGGTGTTTTTCTCGTAAGTCGCCAAGCCGTCCACTATGAATTTCCCAACAGTGGTATACAAAGTGTCCAGCTCTTCATATTTAGACGCAACCGTCGAAGAAGTGGGTTCCGCCGGGAAGATGGTCATCAGCCTCGACAACAATCCATGGACCAGTCTGATAACCTTCGTATTGCTGCTCGCTATACAAGCACCGATGCCTCTCTGCAAGGATTTGAAGCTTGCGAGTATCTGCTCCCTCTTCATCACCCCCAGCAAGAAAGTGAGCACTTCCAGCGCTGTGCAGATGTTCCCAAAGATGGGCTGAGGGCTGTCGACGCTGGCGAGGACCTTGTCCAACCAAGCCAACTTCAAATCGCAGGACTGCGGCCAGACGTCCGGCTTCAGGGCCATCTTCAGCAACGCCACGCAGCGTCTGGAGAGCTGTTCGCCGGGATTCCCATGAATCGTGGTGACGTCGTTCACCTGGCAAGCTAGACGAAGCAGAAAATTGAGGATCGCATCGGCGTGAGCTCTTTCGATGGGTTTTGTGGATCCTGGCTCTATCCTGGGCAGGATCACAGGAACAGTGGCGTTTCCCGTGGCTGCCTGAGCGGTCATCCTCTTAGTTCCCGTAGGATCGTCGTTTATGGGTCTCTTCATCGATCCTTGGAGTCCTCTGTTGTTTCCGGACTCGGCGCTCTCAGCTTCGTCCTTGATCCTGTGCAGCTCCCACTTGATAATCACCTCTGCCAACTCGACTGCCAGCCTCCTGTGTTCGATGGTAGCGGTAGGACTGAATCCCAGCCTCTGAATGGAGTTAACGATATGCTGGACCAGATGATGCCTCACGGGATAGTACACTTTATAATGTCTGACTACAAGTTGAAGAATGTGGAACAGCTGCTGCATAGAATGACCTTCCTCTACGATGATCTTCTTTGTCCAGTGCGTCAGCATCGTGTTACCGTCCTCCATTCTGACTGGCATCGCAGGAGTCAGGATCTCCAGAGCCTGTCTCACCACGTTCCTGGCATCCAAAGCGTGCGCTTTCAATAGGCTATGGAAAACTTGAAGAACTATCCTCTTGTGGATGGCGAATTTAGCGATTATATGGCTCAGAAGCAAATGACCGTGGTATCTGGTCGTTGGGTCGACGCAATTCTTGCCGAGGAGACACGGCCACGCGAATGTCATCAATCTTCTCAGCTTGTTACCCTGTCTTTTGTTAGTGACATCGTGAATGTGTTGAGAAGCTTGTTCTACCAAGAGACAAGAAAACTGGAGAAGAGAAATGCGAACGCAGTCGGCCGATCCGAAGGGATTGTCAGGGTCTATGATCTTGCTGATGAAGACCGACACCACGTTCTCGGGATTATCCTGATAAGGCATTGGCGCTCCTCCAACTAATTTTGTTCCCTCTCCTCTCTCGAAGCTCACAGCGAAGCAGGGAATGATGAtcagttggagaacgttggCCTTCAATTCTTGAGATAGATTGTTCGTGGGGAAGTGGTCGACGAACCTGAAGAACGCGCTGCGTTTCCACTCGACAGTGTACTCCTGAGCTACAGTGTGCTCCAGGAAGTCCCTGAGGAACTGGAAGTCGGGGATAAACCTGTCGCAAGTGGCCCTCAGCAGCTGGAACAGCAGGTCGATGTCGTTGGAGTGGTGACGGAAGTAGTGCAGCAGGATCTTGACTATCAGCTTCGGCTCCTTCCAGTGACAATAGTCGACGCTTTCAACCTTTTTGTGCAGAGCTTGGTACTCGTCGTTGCACCAGATCTGCTTCAAAGCTCCGACCAGTTGAGTCTGCGTGGATAGCCACTGCTCGTCGAATTTAATCAGCACCGCGATGATTTTAATTGCTTGGTGCTGGAGCTCGCTCTTCTCGATGTGAGTCAGGTTCGAGTTGGTTTGAGAATGAGCGAGCAGCATGATGATCAACCTAGCAGTGCTATTGTGGAGAACATCGCGGAACGGTTTGCCATCCTTTTGCTTAACGAGGAATTCTAGATACTTGCTCCACTGTTGATCCTTGATGTTGTTGTCGAGTAGAAATAGGTTCAGAGTCTCTGTCGGGTAccgtaacaagtatttcatcagaGGAATGCGGAACGGGCTGGACACTTCGACCATCAACGACTTCTCGGTTTGCAAAACTAGTCTGCAGAGCACTTCGATGAATTTCGGAGTGGCTGCTGGGACATCGTGAAAGATGCCTATGATGGTGGCTATCTTCTGCTCGTTCTCCCCAGATTTTGATATCCCTTTGTGAGCTTGTATCAAGTTCTCCAGGAGCTTCTTCAGGTGCTGCAGCAGCTGCTCGCAGAGAGTGATGCTGAAAGTGCTGGGGAATAATTGAGTTAGGTACGAGAGTCTTTTGATACAGTTCAGGCTGAGGTTTCGGTGGTCTCCTAGAGTCAGCAGCATGGGTCGCATGATGGTGTGAACCGACTCCATGTCGATCTGGAACCCAGCAATAAATTTCTGCATACACTCGAAAGCTGCTTCTTGCAATTCGGCGTTGGGTTTCTCGAGGGCCTTGTAGAGGACCCCGAAAATCTTCTCTCTGCAAGCTACTATATAGTGACAGGCAGCCAGGGCCCTCAATGCTGACTTTCGAAGAGGGATGAGGTTAGACACAGACTTGTAGCAAGGCAGCTTATTCAAATTCGCGTCCTCCGCTTCGCTGAGAGCCAACAGCTCTTGGAAGAACACTTTATGCTCCATCACGGTTAAATCGATCGTAAACAGACGAGGATTGAGCGTGGTGCAGAAAGTGTTCCCATCCATCAAACCAATTTGAGCGTTGGCAGGCTGGTGTCTGAGCAAATGCTTCTTGGGTGGGATCATATCTGCCAGGACCTCTTTGTGGGGTTCCATCACTTCGGTCACCGTTTTATTCTGAATCTCGGCTAGCAGACGCAACGATGCCATAGCCTGTTCCCTCACCAAGGTATGAGGAGATGTTACCTGCCTTACTAGTTCGTGAGTGACGTCGTACAGGCTCTTGTTCTGCGCCTCGATCAGCTCTGTATTCCCATCTTGGATTCCAGGGTTCACGCAGACTCTAAGCATCTTCTCCAAGTTAGCCTTGGCCATGTCTATCGCTCCGTTGGACACTTCCTCGGTTAGATCCATCATTACGAACATCAGAGCCTTCAAGAAAACGAACAGATGGTTCAGGACCCACTTGGTCGCCATTCTTTCGAAGAGAAACTTGATAGCTATGCAGCCACCGAGTTTGGCGTACCAGGCTCGTTCGTAACACAGAGAACACATCTTCTCTGCTAGGTACTCCATCAGAGGTAATTGACAAGCTCGTTCCTTCGATCCCAGAATATTGGTAGCAGTCTCCAAGATCAGGACTAGAGCTAGATGACCAGATTTGTACAATTCCTTTTCTTCGTGACCCATGATGACTGCCAAAGCGTCGATCAACACCAAAGGATCCTGACCCTGCATGCGAACCTGTCTTCCAGTCAGACAAAACGGTCCTGCCTGCTGAGCGATCGCTACCATAGTATAGTGTCTGACTATGGACACGACGGTGCCTAGCACGGAGTGCCTCAATTCCTTGATCTCCGCTGCAACGAACAGTCCTGTCAGCGCTGTCTGCTGGACATTCCTCGCAACAGCGTCTGGACATTTGTAATGAGGACCCTGTTGATGAGGAATCTTGCTCTCCTTGAAGCTGGGGTGCATGAACAACTTGTATAAAATCGCGTTGTTGTCGTCCAATCTTAGAGAAGCTGCTAAATAACAGCTTATAACTTCCCAGCACTGTCTACGATAGAAGGAATCGGTGCTGTTCGACTTCAGGGCGTTGAAAGCGGTCTCTATCACCTTCTCCACGGTGAAATCGATGGGCTTGGTGGGCTCTTGGAAATAGACAACGATGGCAGGTGAGTTTGTCTCCCGATCGTTGTACTCGAGCTTCTGGGGCTCGATCATCATCTTCCTGTTTCCTCCACCGAACTTTCCCAGGACCCTGAAGGCTACGTGAGCCTGGTCCGTTGGATTGTGCAGGGTTCTCCACAGAGCCTGCATCAGGTCTGCTCGGACAGGCTGTATGTGTTCGTATAGAAAATCGGGTTGGAGGTTGTCGACGCAGAGCTCGAGAGTCCGCAGTCCTTGGCTGACTAGACAGTAGCTGCCGTTCAGTGCTGAGACAAGAGGGTCCATCAGCATCGGCAGGTAAGGCAGGAGAGAGCTGAGCCTCACCGGGACCGTAAGGCACAATTCGACGAAGAGGTCCTTCATGTGCTGTCTGTGCAGACCCGACTGCAATCTATTCAAACCTTCCAACATGTTAGGCAGCAACGGCAGGAACTCTTGATAAAGAAGATCGTGGGATCCACCCCCGATGGATCTGAACAGAGCTCGCAGCAGGAGGAAATAATTGTAGGGTTCTTTAGCGGACATGGCTAGCTCTATCGCTCGATTGACTATCTGGTTCAGGTGCGGCCTGAGCATGTGCTCGTTCTCAGCGGGGAACAGAGAGACGCTGCCGAACACCAGTTTGAACAGTCTCAGGTATAAATTGCTTCTTTCGACGTTGGAGCCCATGTCTCCCATCCGTTCTAGCAGATACTCCACCAGGATAGTCGCGAAGGTCGACGATATGGTCGGGCTAGAGAGAAAGGCGCTGCCGATGATCTGCAGCGCGCAGTTCTTGAAGATCCTCTCGACCATGTAGTCAATGGATGTGGAAAAGATCTCTTGGAAAGTCTGAGGGTTCATCTGAGTGAACACGTTGCCAAACAGCTCCAACACTTCCTTCTCTTCCCGAGTGCGAATAGTCTGAGACTGAGCTGGTCTTCCCGGCTGAGCGATGGCTCCTATCGTTGGTGGACCTATCGTGTAAATGTCCAGCGCTGGGAGAGCCCACTTCACCAGCTTGATATATACCAGAGTCTCCTTCGACTGCAACTGATTCGACTGCGTCACTTCCCCCGTCTTCGAGTTGATGCAATTCGAAGTTATGGCCTTTGCACCGTGCACCAGGCTCTTGACTAAGTTCCTGTAGTCTGCCACGTTGAAGCTCATCGCCTGGGAAGAGGGAAAGCCGAACTTGGATTTCCCCGACTCCTTGTCTTCGTTTAGATCGGGGATCACGGGTTTTACATCTTCGCTTTTGACGTCCAAGCCTGGAGGGGTTAGCTGTTTAGCTTTGTTCCGTAGGATGGGGATGTAAATCTTTGCTATCGTTTTGAACTTCAACACGAAGACTAGCAGGATTCTCATCAGGAGCTCCCTGCCCTGCGTGCTGTTCTCGGCGTCGGATCTCTGCCTGACGGTGTCCACTAAGTTCATCAGCAGCTTGCAGGAGACCATCTGCACTGCTGTTGGGAGACTCTGGTCTAGTAGGTTCTTGCTGTACAAATGAACCGCTCTGGAAACGTCGCTCAAAGGTAATAGTAGCCTCACATGATGAACCAGGTCTGCTAGGGTCGAGTATGCTAAA
This genomic stretch from Lasioglossum baleicum chromosome 13, iyLasBale1, whole genome shotgun sequence harbors:
- the Nipped-a gene encoding transcription-associated protein Nipped-A isoform X1; protein product: MAPPDPVTQMNTYRSYVTMLADPVSKDELKLKAAQELSENFEVIMGSSQYPAFLDHMMKIFLKILQEGEPHFISEYNIQQVRKLILEMIHRLPSNDYLRPYVKQILSLMSKLLETDNEENVLVCLRIIIELHKQYKPTFNPEIQYFLQFVKSVYSELPKNLPKIFEPRPPLRVKDLSEINIEALLKETFTITAIQSEKKAADGTVVTYNLIPKAVLSLKVLQELPIIVVLMNQLYKQNVHQDVSDFIPLVITTITLQPSPQHRASPGFNKEVFVDFMGAQIKTLSFLAYVIRIYQDVVSQHSSILVKGILGLFTLCPMEVAHLRKELVIASRHILATDLRNKFIPHMECFFDEDIFIGRGWTTHESLRPLAYSTLADLVHHVRLLLPLSDVSRAVHLYSKNLLDQSLPTAVQMVSCKLLMNLVDTVRQRSDAENSTQGRELLMRILLVFVLKFKTIAKIYIPILRNKAKQLTPPGLDVKSEDVKPVIPDLNEDKESGKSKFGFPSSQAMSFNVADYRNLVKSLVHGAKAITSNCINSKTGEVTQSNQLQSKETLVYIKLVKWALPALDIYTIGPPTIGAIAQPGRPAQSQTIRTREEKEVLELFGNVFTQMNPQTFQEIFSTSIDYMVERIFKNCALQIIGSAFLSSPTISSTFATILVEYLLERMGDMGSNVERSNLYLRLFKLVFGSVSLFPAENEHMLRPHLNQIVNRAIELAMSAKEPYNYFLLLRALFRSIGGGSHDLLYQEFLPLLPNMLEGLNRLQSGLHRQHMKDLFVELCLTVPVRLSSLLPYLPMLMDPLVSALNGSYCLVSQGLRTLELCVDNLQPDFLYEHIQPVRADLMQALWRTLHNPTDQAHVAFRVLGKFGGGNRKMMIEPQKLEYNDRETNSPAIVVYFQEPTKPIDFTVEKVIETAFNALKSNSTDSFYRRQCWEVISCYLAASLRLDDNNAILYKLFMHPSFKESKIPHQQGPHYKCPDAVARNVQQTALTGLFVAAEIKELRHSVLGTVVSIVRHYTMVAIAQQAGPFCLTGRQVRMQGQDPLVLIDALAVIMGHEEKELYKSGHLALVLILETATNILGSKERACQLPLMEYLAEKMCSLCYERAWYAKLGGCIAIKFLFERMATKWVLNHLFVFLKALMFVMMDLTEEVSNGAIDMAKANLEKMLRVCVNPGIQDGNTELIEAQNKSLYDVTHELVRQVTSPHTLVREQAMASLRLLAEIQNKTVTEVMEPHKEVLADMIPPKKHLLRHQPANAQIGLMDGNTFCTTLNPRLFTIDLTVMEHKVFFQELLALSEAEDANLNKLPCYKSVSNLIPLRKSALRALAACHYIVACREKIFGVLYKALEKPNAELQEAAFECMQKFIAGFQIDMESVHTIMRPMLLTLGDHRNLSLNCIKRLSYLTQLFPSTFSITLCEQLLQHLKKLLENLIQAHKGISKSGENEQKIATIIGIFHDVPAATPKFIEVLCRLVLQTEKSLMVEVSSPFRIPLMKYLLRYPTETLNLFLLDNNIKDQQWSKYLEFLVKQKDGKPFRDVLHNSTARLIIMLLAHSQTNSNLTHIEKSELQHQAIKIIAVLIKFDEQWLSTQTQLVGALKQIWCNDEYQALHKKVESVDYCHWKEPKLIVKILLHYFRHHSNDIDLLFQLLRATCDRFIPDFQFLRDFLEHTVAQEYTVEWKRSAFFRFVDHFPTNNLSQELKANVLQLIIIPCFAVSFERGEGTKLVGGAPMPYQDNPENVVSVFISKIIDPDNPFGSADCVRISLLQFSCLLVEQASQHIHDVTNKRQGNKLRRLMTFAWPCLLGKNCVDPTTRYHGHLLLSHIIAKFAIHKRIVLQVFHSLLKAHALDARNVVRQALEILTPAMPVRMEDGNTMLTHWTKKIIVEEGHSMQQLFHILQLVVRHYKVYYPVRHHLVQHIVNSIQRLGFSPTATIEHRRLAVELAEVIIKWELHRIKDEAESAESGNNRGLQGSMKRPINDDPTGTKRMTAQAATGNATVPVILPRIEPGSTKPIERAHADAILNFLLRLACQVNDVTTIHGNPGEQLSRRCVALLKMALKPDVWPQSCDLKLAWLDKVLASVDSPQPIFGNICTALEVLTFLLGVMKREQILASFKSLQRGIGACIASSNTKVIRLVHGLLSRLMTIFPAEPTSSTVASKYEELDTLYTTVGKFIVDGLATYEKNTAATPSTLFGTLMVLKAACTNNQSYIDRLITPFMRVLHRMAKDHLHSTQAEANPVGSELLILSLDLVKNRVMVMGVEMRKSFIGSILVGLIEKTQDIKVMKAITKMLEEWMKNKNPIAMNQAPSLREKSILLVKMMQYVEKRFPDDLELNRQFLELVNFIYRDEALKSSELTSKLEPAFLSGLRCIQPQIRAKFFEVFDGSMRRRLHDRLLYIICSQSWDAIGPHYWIKQCIELLLVTANSTTQIQMSNQDTLLPSVTSVINMTDSEEHKNFMIYSSIKEEPQDISDALDVKDDILDMDLANVDSTTVPEEIATTGKTSLTQLIAKQGEFIEHAKKIRTEQLLLAAAQLCHMDTNLAERVWLDTFPRIWGILDEHQHNTLIAEVVPFICSGTHVIQKDCHPSAIATFVEAIAHCNPPVPMRPALMKYLGRSHNLWHRMTLSLEQMAFDNGNNQFKIKRESDCYDFEPDNSPHAEILDSLSDMYSLLCEEDMWSGLWQKHAHYKETLQATALEQQGFFEQAQGAYDVAMTKFKQDYVSTPAPFKIQREAMLWEQHWIRCAKELNQWDLLLDYGSKKAEKNPFLILESSWRIPNWTMMKEALAQVEHNCPKEMTWKVKNELFLICSISDFAQIFVGISPHTCVVFFHVKIIKIASVIHIFFIEHVLKKHGSSYRSKLRIHRRPRSVKLELQIEQFLSLRIEQLIPNRAEPSSLQVNLYRGFLAICNSEDQHLNAVERYVELASGLCMREWRRLPHIVSHVHLPLLQAAQQIMELQEAMQIHQGLLHGRSTSLHDMKAIVKTWRNRLPVIADDLSHWSDIFTWRQHHYTFISSHYDSQQDQTTNHSMLGVHASVQAIIHFGKIARKHNLCGVCLDSLSRIYTIPSVPIVDCFQKIRQQVKCYLQMASVSGKNELQEGLEVIESTNLRYFTKEMTAEFYALKGMLLSQIGRSDDANKAFSAAVQLHDTLVKAWALWGDYLEHIFTRDARQISIGISAITCFLHACRHQNESKSRKYLAKVLWLLTYDDDKFSLMEAVDKYAVGVPPIQWLPWIPQLLMCLVRHEGNVILNLLSQVGRVFPQAVYFSIRTLYLTLKIEQRERYKSAELAAGKNQEGVEGRGAGGNIQQQSVPETGPIRATPPMWRCSKIMHMQRDIHPTILSSLEGIVDQMVWFRETWYEEVLRQLRQGLAKCYAIAFENRGAVSEATITPHTLNFVKKLVSTFGIGIENISPSQNVNNTFGSAASESLARRAQATVQDPVFQKMKGQFTSDFDFTVPEARLLHNLISKLKKWIKILEGKTKQLPKSFLIEEKCRFLSNFSLKTAEVELPGEFLLPKHSHYYVRIARFMPRVEVVQRHNTAARRLRIRGHNGRLYPYLVVNDAGLGDARREERVLQLLRMLNHYLAKQKETSRRFLHFTVPRVVAVSPQMRLVEDNPASVSLLDIYKQGCAKLGIEHDAPIARYYERLAAVQARGAQASHQVLRDILKEVQTSMVARTMLKDWAAKTFPGATDYWTFRKMFTLQLSLACFAEYVLHLTRLNPDMMYVHQDSGLINIAYFKFDVDDTSGELDANRPVPFRLTPNILEFLTSTGVSGPLTASAIATARCLVQPSFKVHTILRAILRDEVIADHNKKQEDAENASQAPTDMKGELLITMVTRAVTAIVNRLNSLANFDGTDSKVSTLVAAANSHDNLCRMDPSWHPWL